From Toxorhynchites rutilus septentrionalis strain SRP chromosome 2, ASM2978413v1, whole genome shotgun sequence, a single genomic window includes:
- the LOC129764885 gene encoding protein chiffon-like, with translation MVSPSKTKYSRVAANQQQRTASSNKVKLVKGPRPLIYHRFYLDIQKHQLASKVENTIKELGGRIEFFLVKEITHFITDKDYHHQNQHQQQGQNAAADFNGGPSYNSLQSPATPTTPLTPKTSFASHYLSQQYVNEASPSSPCIGTPSASAGTGTGTTTVSTVHGVSGSEYKSKPRSRADAMLQRVRQQQQQQQQHQQNYHSSNFSASRPGSPCSPAPPSLLATPKAAAIGNQFRIDRDSQSPVQLAKSWGKPIWSTEYAVRYFNKVFESCKADVEALTKESSAANRKATNLQHLRGDFVKIESFKRQHRPAFHLFKKWPVLNLNAKSTGSPFDSIQEKSTAVTAGAGTAAAPAASNKTVKDPTVTPVPESVKTTTTNATAKQQTQQQQQQCGYCEICRIDYDVLANHLVGQEHSAFVNNANNFVALDKLIGEGGVSLETFLSEAQKTAVVEEENVRSELCENDNIVQVKECEVEETIEDCSKPEESKGTEVQKVIRTYTRKSKDKNPSGSAPAASSPSRAAPGLRNYAGRKGPASAATKLNPTSSTPTSSSSFTVAAGAQMFGRRSAIHHHPHNTLNHHNHQKAKAAKLVQQAIINSAISASELATAAAIAKQQEKHHQQQQQQQKKEEELAAEDKHSAPAVVAAEEMKVLSNSSSTNEKEKERQSKRSAADRMGLKGSTIKPEHHSVELMECEGLDPKNTKRISLGLRQNPKRANLNEDFTSLLDETLEPMRKPRIRRESAKRINYSEPREDEIASQEEIMQSIIDSTAIEAGETASGRKKGRAKSVDVKIRGIQWRAPSPQSRPPVKSPLLYKVIEDPKSKSKKNTSPTKESTASGSPSKTNKNGIIVKIRRVRQSELSLLNDEAENFMFPKKDESSDEETDEDRQTTSELASGEYSQEILSSDIEQRNSSMRKSAGTPGPNSRKRTPAPSKLPTDSPSKKSAKIVDRSSATTPVPGGRGGRRGSRGPAALLQDNAEYYKFPDPGSRLRFPEAPIQPDPAVEDNESNTASSSVATASDNNNRSKKRSGGGSRRSTRAVTPAPATVTSKEKQRRRQQQQQEKDVPLTTRSAPGSPCHNHHQQEDGEEEEDELKQELSLPTSCGQIIANKGKEDGMGVFKWSNFNRNCKQIEPYRFAFERVPSLEPWYETFQRQDESCEKMYEYFGNTAYRKLPYEMGPLPALQQNCCILNYRIKSKAPESSIPTTTTNNSSNSSTGSSSNGGSCGVTATTATPATEGTTTTARSPPTTAPISGAAAPNTTDIVIDQSLSLPLKKRKLLIESERPRKSPREHASTLAILGLLQQQQQHNRRRTISACSSIPFITQTSLLRPPSPLYSPKKQEQQQPQQEADSALGDEIRSSCGSDPVTEKEVVEPPESGGSGGASRIKFDPPVIQDSYIDYKMMCQQLEEFLSEKGTCDPMEEDDVFFGLEVPPVAKTVSIGEVGAEAPIKRDLLDIVQACDKEPPLSLKLVSRHESIVRKIVQYDRRPRALSSISIKSFDGGGSGFGIFRKRINRTGWPNAKKRIVTRKQQLLLKVKREEGGENVKMEEGGDELRNSPTEESQNSGSVEQIKVEHEDENEEEEDDEFEDTMTMIDDEDPQGDKIDQLMTEDEEDLVTPKKAVDDRPSTPVPSRMEEVNLLNRSRILPSSKYVTKTTTTMTRVDYNVPLPSPGAITNLNPSSGVSEKQHASSANHHHHHHPHPQQPSTPARTKSEVNCTNSSIAAIIPDDDDKECDSISSRSIFVSDDCDTTSSTLINLCTEDLPSNHPPVSSGVTPISLRSCATPLPTGALQSDEPLDRPGSRVSRISNNSRHPAANAGSRRRRTSSACSKSSTLQPIVCLEKLNCSSMRTRSSSRTPVKTYKRSVFTSALISSSGKPLKKKRKKKHKLNGNSSSASGDTSSPICLLEDDHNPPVTAATTDTARTTTSAGCEGEPDLLDVDPSHISDNPQRRSTKNRPPTPSPIKFSPRKLRKPRGRWYRER, from the exons AGTAAACCACGCAGCCGCGCGGATGCTATGCTCCAGCGTGTCcgccaacagcaacaacaacaacagcagcatcaACAGAACTATCATTCATCAAACTTTTCAGCTTCACGTCCGGGCAGTCCGTGCAGTCCAGCACCACCATCACTACTAGCCACACCGAAAGCGGCGGCGATCGGTAACCAATTTCGCATCGATCGAGACAGCCAGAGTCCGGTTCAGCTAGCGAAATCCTGGGGTAAACCGATCTGGTCAACCGAATACGCGGTGCGATACTTCAACAAGGTATTTGAATCGTGCAAAGCGGATGTAGAAGCTCTGACGAAGGAATCTTCGGCGGCAAATCGGAAGGCGACCAATCTCCAACATCTGCGGGGAGATTTCGTTAAGATCGAATCTTTCAAGCGGCAGCACCGACCAGCCTTTCATCTTTTTAAAAAGTGGCCCGTGTTGAATTTGAACGCGAAATCTACCGGCTCACCGTTCGATAGCATTCAGGAGAAGTCAACGGCTGTGACAGCGGGAGCGGGAACTGCGGCGGCTCCAGCGGCCAGCAATAAAACAGTGAAAGACCCGACCGTCACGCCGGTTCCGGAAAGTGTGAAAACAACGACTACCAATGCTACCGCGAAACAGCAAacccaacagcagcagcagcagtgtgGTTATTGTGAGATTTGTCGAATCGATTACGATGTGCTGGCGAATCATTTGGTTGGGCAGGAGCACAGTGCGTTTGTGAACAACGCAAACAATTTTGTGGCATTGGATAAACTAATTGGTGAAGGTGGTGTGAGTTTGGAGACGTTTCTGAGCGAAGCCCAAAAGACCGCAGTGGTCGAAGAAGAGAACGTTCGGAGTGAGCTTTGTGAGAACGATAATATTGTGCAGGTGAAGGAATGTGAGGTTGAAGAAACTATCGAGGATTGTAGCAAACCAGAGGAGTCCAAGGGGACAGAAGTACAGAAAGTTATTAGAACATATACCAGGAAATCAAAAG ATAAAAACCCATCGGGTTCAGCACCGGCAGCATCTTCTCCCAGCAGGGCAGCGCCTGGGTTACGTAATTACGCTGGCCGGAAGGGGCCAGCATCGGCAGCAACAAAACTAAACCCTACATCGTCAACCccgacatcatcatcatcattcactgTCGCGGCCGGAGCGCAAATGTTTGGACGACGCTCAGCGATCCATCATCATCCCCATAACACACTGAATCATCACAACCATCAGAAAGCGAAGGCGGCCAAACTCGTGCAACAGGCAATCATCAACAGTGCGATCAGTGCTTCCGAATTAGCGACAGCGGCAGCAATAGCGAAGCAGCAGGAAAAGcaccatcagcagcagcagcagcaacagaaaAAGGAGGAAGAGTTGGCAGCCGAGGACAAGCATTCGGCGCCTGCAGTAGTGGCAGCCGAGGAGATGAAAGTGCTCAGCAACAGCAGTAGTACCAACGAGAAGGAGAAAGAGCGCCAGTCGAAGCGTAGTGCAGCGGACAGAATGGGATTGAAGGGGTCTACCATCAAGCCGGAGCATCACTCGGTCGAGTTGATGGAGTGCGAGGGTTTGGATCCGAAGAACACCAAACGCATCAGCTTGGGGCTAAGGCAGAATCCGAAGCGGGCTAATTTGAACGAAGATTTCACCAGTCTGCTAGATGAGACGCTGGAACCGATGCGTAAGCCACGCATTCGGAGAGAATCGGCAAAGCGAATCAACTACTCAGAACCACGAGAGGATGAAATCGCGTCCCAGGAAGAGATCATGCAAAGTATTATTGATAGTACGGCAATCGAAGCGGGTGAGACGGCCAGCGGTAGAAAAAAAGGACGCGCAAAATCAGTGGATGTAAAAATACGTGGTATTCAGTGGCGTGCACCGTCTCCGCAGTCCCGACCTCCGGTCAAATCTCCCCTGCTCTATAAAGTAATTGAAGATCCAAAGTCGAAGAGTAAAAAGAACACTTCCCCCACTAAGGAATCCACTGCCAGTGGCAGTCCtagtaaaacaaataaaaatggaataatCGTAAAGATTCGGAGGGTTCGGCAGTCGGAGCTTAGTTTGCTAAATGACGAAGCGGAGAATTTCATGTTTCCCAAGAAGGATGAGAGTTCCGACGAAGAGACGGATGAAGATCGACAAACCACCTCGGAGCTGGCTTCCGGGGAGTACTCCCAGGAAATCTTGAGCAGTGATATTGAACAGCGAAATTCCAGCATGCGAAAGTCTGCTGGAACACCTGGTCCAAACAGCAGAAAACGAACACCTGCTCCCAGTAAACTTCCGACAGATTCTCCTAGTAAAAAGAGTGCGAAAATTGTCGATCGGAGCTCTGCAACCACTCCGGTGCCAGGAGGAAGGGGAGGACGTCGTGGCAGCCGTGGACCGGCAGCGCTTCTCCAAGACAACGCTGAGTATTACAAATTTCCTGATCCGGGATCCAGGTTGCGATTTCCGGAAGCCCCCATCCAGCCAGACCCCGCAGTAGAAGACAATGAATCAAACACAGCATCGTCGTCAGTAGCGACAGCAAGCGACAACAACAATCGCAGCAAAAAGCGCAGTGGTGGCGGTAGTAGAAGAAGCACTCGTGCGGTTACACCAGCTCCGGCTACGGTGACCAGCAAGGAGAAACAGCGGCGacggcaacagcagcagcaagaaAAAGACGTCCCGTTGACTACCAGGTCAGCACCTGGTTCTCCCTGCCACAATCACCACCAGCAGGAGGACGGAGAGGAAGAGGAGGACGAGCTGAAGCAAGAGCTGTCACTACCTACGAGCTGTGGTCAAATCATTGCCAACAAGGGGAAGGAGGATGGGATGGGGGTGTTCAAATGGAGCAATTTCAATAGGAACTGTAAGCAAATTGAACCATATCGGTTCGCGTTCGAGCGGGTTCCCTCGCTGGAACCGTGGTACGAGACGTTCCAGCGCCAGGACGAGAGCTGCGAGAAGATGTACGAGTACTTTGGGAATACTG CATACCGGAAACTGCCATACGAGATGGGGCCGCTGCCTGCGCTGCAGCAAAACTGTTGCATTCTCAACTATCGCATTAAGTCGAAAGCACCAGAGTCAAGTATACCAACCACCACAACAAACAACAGTAGTAATAGTAGCACCGGCAGTAGTAGTAATGGCGGTAGTTGTGGTGTTACTGCAACCACTGCCACTCCTGCGACCGAAGGCACCACAACGACAGCGAGATCACCGCCGACGACTGCTCCAATCTCCGGCGCAGCAGCACCTAACACCACTGACATCGTAATAGATCAGTCGCTATCGTTGCCACTGAAGAAGCGAAAACTACTTATAGAATCGGAACGCCCTCGGAAGAGTCCCCGGGAGCACGCCTCCACGCTAGCCATTCTCGGTCTtctgcagcagcaacagcagcataaTCGACGGAGAACGATCAGCGCAtgttcgagcattccattcatCACTCAAACCAGCCTTCTTCGACCACCGAGTCCATTGTATAGTCCCAAGAAACAGGAACAGCAGCAGCCGCAGCAGGAGGCGGATTCGGCGCTTGGGGATGAAATTCGTTCTTCCTGTGGGAGCGACCCAGTCACTGAGAAAGAGGTCGTGGAACCCCCGGAAAGTGGGGGTAGTGGTGGTGCCAGCAGAATAAAATTCGATCCACCGGTGATCCAGGATTCTTACATAGACTACAAGATGATGTGCCAACAGCTGGAGGAATTTTTAAGTGAGAAGGGCACATGCGATCCGATGGAGGAAGATGATGTGTTCTTTGGGCTTGAAGTTCCGCCAGTCGCTAAGACTGTATCGATTGGGGAAGTGGGAGCGGAGGCACCCATCAAGCGTGATCTTCTCGATATCGTGCAAGCCTGTGATAAAGAACCACCCCTTAGCTTGAAGTTGGTCAGCCGCCATGAAAGCATCGTGCGGAAGATTGTTCAGTACGACCGGAGGCCTCGGGCTCTTAGCTCTATTTCGATCAAGTCATTCGATGGGGGAGGATCCGGTTTCGGGATATTCAGGAAACGTATCAACAGGACAGGGTGGCCAAATGCGAAGAAGCGTATTGTCACTAGGAAGCAGCAACTTTTGCTGAAGGTGAAACGTGAGGAGGGAGGCGAGAATGTTAAGATGGAGGAAGGCGGGGATGAGTTACGAAACTCGCCGACGGAGGAATCTCAGAATAGTGGATCTGTGGAGCAGATTAAGGTGGAACATGAGGATGAGAACGAAGAGGAGGAAGATGACGAGTTTGAAGATACAATGACCATGATCGATGATGAGGACCCCCAAGGGGACAAGATTGATCAGCTAATGACGGAGGACGAAGAAGATCTAGTGACGCCAAAGAAGGCAGTTGATG ATCGTCCTTCAACTCCTGTGCCAAGTAGAATGGAGGAAGTGAACCTTCTGAATAGATCTCGCATTTTACCCAGCAGTAAGTATGTGACTAAAACTACGACCACTATGACACGGGTCGATTACAACGTTCCTTTGCCGTCACCTGGTGCCATCACGAATTTAAACCCGTCAAGTGGAGTCAGCGAAAAACAGCATGCTTCTTCTGCTAaccatcaccaccaccaccacccccATCCACAACAACCCTCCACTCCGGCACGTACCAAATCCGAAGTCAACTGTACGAATTCGTCAATAGCTGCCATTATCCCCGATGACGACGACAAAGAGTGCGATTCGATCAGTTCCCGGAGTATCTTCGTGAGCGATGACTGTGATACAACTTCATCCACGCTTATCAACTTGTGCACCGAAGATTTGCCATCGAACCATCCCCCAGTGTCATCGGGTGTCACCCCTATCTCTCTTCGAAGCTGCGCAACACCCTTACCTACTGGTGCCCTTCAATCGGACGAACCTCTGGATCGACCTGGTTCACGGGTTTCACGCATCAGCAACAACTCCCGTCATCCGGCAGCGAATGCCGGCAGCAGGAGGAGGCGAACTTCTTCGGCGTGTAGCAAATCATCCACCCTTCAGCCGATCGTTTGCTTGGAGAAACTCAACTGTTCCTCGATGCGAACCCGATCATCCTCCCGAACTCCCGTCAAAACGTACAAACGGTCGGTGTTCACTAGTGCGCTCATCAGTTCTTCCGGGAAACCGTTGAAAaagaagaggaagaaaaaaCACAAACTCAACGGGAACAGTTCATCGGCATCCGGCGACACGTCTTCTCCGATTTGTCTCCTAGAGGATGATCATAATCCCCCCGTCACCGCGGCAACCACAGACACAGCCAGGACCACCACATCGGCAGGATGCGAAGGAGAGCCAGACCTGTTGGATGTGGATCCGAGCCATATCAGTGATAACCCCCAGCGGCGGTCCACAAAAAATCGGCCTCCAACGCCGAGTCCGATTAAATTCTCTCCCCGGAAGCTGCGGAAACCACGGGGGAGGTGGTACAGGGAAAGATAG